GCGCGAGCACACTCGCGCATCAACCCGTCGCCTAACCCGTTGCCCCGATAGCAGGACGATAAGAACAGGTTGACCCCTTCGGTCCTCATAGGCTAGTATGATTGTACAATTGTACAATAAAAGGGAGTGCAATGAACATTGTTGTAGATACCTCTGCCATCATTGCCGTTGTGACGAATGAAAAGCATAAGAGGCAGATGGTTGAAGTGACCAAAGGCACTGAACTTATTGCCCCTGCTTCCATTCCGTGGGAGATCGGCAATGCATTCTCAGCGATGTTCAAACGCAAACGGATGAACGTGCGGCAGGCCAAGGCAGCGCTACGGGCATATGACAAGATTCCGATTCAGTTTATTGATATCCCACTGGGGGAAGCTCTCGATCTGGCCGCCAATCTCGACATCTACGCGTATGATGCCTACTTTATCCAGTGTGCCCTGAAGCATAAGAGTCCTCTTTTGACGCTGGATCGAGATCTTTGCCGTGCTGCCCGAAGCGCTGGAGCAGCCGTGATCGAGGTGGAGCCATGACAACATACACATTCTCAGAAGCTCGGCAGAAATTTGCGGCCGTACTGGAAAAGGCGAAATCCGAGGGAAGGGTCTTGGTGAAACGGAAAGATGGGTCGGCATTTATGATCGCTCCCGTTTCGAAGCCTGAGTCACCCCTCGATGTTGAGGGGGTGGACTTAGA
Above is a genomic segment from Candidatus Methylomirabilis tolerans containing:
- a CDS encoding type II toxin-antitoxin system VapC family toxin, which translates into the protein MNIVVDTSAIIAVVTNEKHKRQMVEVTKGTELIAPASIPWEIGNAFSAMFKRKRMNVRQAKAALRAYDKIPIQFIDIPLGEALDLAANLDIYAYDAYFIQCALKHKSPLLTLDRDLCRAARSAGAAVIEVEP
- a CDS encoding type II toxin-antitoxin system Phd/YefM family antitoxin yields the protein MTTYTFSEARQKFAAVLEKAKSEGRVLVKRKDGSAFMIAPVSKPESPLDVEGVDLDMTADEIVKIVREVRRR